In Camelina sativa cultivar DH55 chromosome 13, Cs, whole genome shotgun sequence, the genomic window GATTTAATAATCCGATCTGGTTTTGGGCAACAAGATGGTATTGGGCAAAGAGATGGTGTTGGAGAACGAGAGtacgatgaagaaggagaggatCGAGATGAATTTCACGTCGATATGCTTGCTCAGGAATTTACCGATGCTGAAGAGTCGATTCGTCATGATACGTACCCAGAAAGtgacgacgaggaagaaggtcgtggtcgtggtgcgggtcgtggtcgtggtgcggGTCCAGAGAGGGTGTTTACGGATATCGGACGTGGTGATGGAACTTTGTGGAAAGACCAATCCTTCTACAATGGGGTCGCATTCAAGGAGAGTGTCTTGGACTATGCACTACATACTGGTTACAATTTGAAGCAATACAGGTATGACAAAGATAAACTCGGGTTTAGATGTGTTGGGGATAAGGGCAATTGTGAGTGGAAAGTGTTTGCTGCACTTCTTCCAAACGCATCTTTGTGGAAGATTACGAAATACATTGATAAGCATTGTTGTACCCCCAATGGCGAGTGTGAGATGTTTAAGGTCCCAGTCATAGCTAGAATTTTTCTCGATAAGATTAGAGAGGAACCGGATCATTACAAGCCTTTGAGGATTGAACAGATTATCATGGAAAGGTGGAAGATATCCGCTACTAGGCCACAATGTCAAGCTGCTCGGAGAAAGGCTTTGGGATGGATAGAGTATGAGTATGAACAACAGTTTGCACGACTGCGAGATTACCAAGCTGAGATCTTGGAAGCAAATCCAGGGTCTGTTGTGGAGATTGATACAATTAAGAATGATGCTGGTCAAGACGTCTTCAAtcggttttatgtttgtttcgatGCCCTTAGAAGAACTTGGAAACAGACTTGCCGGCCAATAATAGGAGTTGATGGCGCCTTCTTAAAGGCAAAGATCAAGGGACAGTTGCTTGCTGCATTAGGCAGAGATGCAGACAATGGCATCTATCCAATAGCCTGGTGTGTTGTTCAAGTTGAGAACAAAGACAATTGGTTATGGTTTgtgaagagattgaagactGACCTGGATCTAAACGAGGGAGATGGTTACATTTTAGTGTCTGATCGACAAAAGGTATGTATCtaactaatttattatattggttAATAAATGTGAATGCTCtcgtttttaatatgtttggtttttggttctcAATTAGGGGTTGATAAAAGCTGTGGAGTTGGAGTTACCACAAATAGAGCATAGAATGTGTGTTAGACACATCTatgggaacttgaagaagactcATCCTTCCAAGAAGCAAATCAAGCCACTCCTCTGGCATATGGCTTGGAGCTATAATGCAAAACAGTTCGGTGAGAGACTGGAACAGATACACGCTTATGACACTGGTGTGTATGATGATGTTATGAAGTCGAAACCAAAGAGCTGGTGTCGTGCCTTCTATAAGTTGGGGGGTTATTGCGAAGATGTTGACAACAACTTCACAGAATCTTTCAACAAGACCATCGACAAAGCAAGGGAGAAACCGTTTGTGGCAATGTTGGAGACAGTTAGAAGACTGTCTATGGTTCGGATTGCCAAGCGTTcagctctctctcattctcacaaaggtaattaactttattcaaaatttaatgcaATTTTCTACGATTGTCTATGATTTTATTCAAAGACTGTCTATGATTTCTACATATTTAATGCAATGTTCTTGGTTTTTGATGTTTCAGGTTTATGTACTCCATATGTGGCAAGGTTTCTTGCTAAAGAGCATGACAAAGCTTCGGAATGCCAGGTGCATCCTTCTACTAATGGGTGCTTTGAAGTCACACTGGATGGAGACAAACACAGAGttagtttacaaaatatgacTTGTACctgcaaaaaatatcaaatatgtggTATTCCATGTGAGCATGCCTATGGAGTGATTCTGAAGAGGACGTTAAGTGCTGATGACTATGTCTGCCAGTGGTTTCGAACTGCTATGTGGAGGCTTAACTACACAAATGGCATTACTCCACAAAGGGGTGCTCGTCATTGGCCTTCGACTTTAGGTGAGAATGTTCATGTTCCACCTGAGCCACCACAACCTGGGAGAAAGAAGATAACCAAGGcagacaagaagaggaagccaGGTGTAAATGAGTCTCCTgtcaagaagaaaccaaaacataaaaaaaggatAATGCACTGTGGAATTTGTGGTTCTGATCAGCATAACCGTAGgtaccaccagaagaagaatcaaacacagGTTGTTAATcggttttttctcattttatttctcaAGATGAGTCTCTTGTTctcattttttgaaatttgcgGTTTTTCAGGCTTCTcagggtggtggaggagaagttgttcaaggtggtggactttctcaagatggtggtggactttctcaatctggtggaggagaagttgttcagGGTGGTGGAGGACTATCTCAAGGTGGTGGAGGACTTTCACAAGCCTGAATATTGAAGATTATGGTAGTAGGggtctgttttttggtttaagagacTAGTTGGATCTGTATTTTGGTCGAATAGACTAGTAGGGTTATGTTTTTGGTCTGTGATCATGTTGAGAACATGATTTCAAAACGTTATCATTCTGCTTGTTTTCAGAACatgtgttcatcatgttctgCCTTTTATGAAATGTGGAATGTCTTATCTTATTAAATGCAATAGCAACACCAACAGGAGTTCACACtcaacac contains:
- the LOC104738184 gene encoding uncharacterized protein LOC104738184 codes for the protein MDLIIRSGFGQQDGIGQRDGVGEREYDEEGEDRDEFHVDMLAQEFTDAEESIRHDTYPESDDEEEGRGRGAGRGRGAGPERVFTDIGRGDGTLWKDQSFYNGVAFKESVLDYALHTGYNLKQYRYDKDKLGFRCVGDKGNCEWKVFAALLPNASLWKITKYIDKHCCTPNGECEMFKVPVIARIFLDKIREEPDHYKPLRIEQIIMERWKISATRPQCQAARRKALGWIEYEYEQQFARLRDYQAEILEANPGSVVEIDTIKNDAGQDVFNRFYVCFDALRRTWKQTCRPIIGVDGAFLKAKIKGQLLAALGRDADNGIYPIAWCVVQVENKDNWLWFVKRLKTDLDLNEGDGYILVSDRQKGLIKAVELELPQIEHRMCVRHIYGNLKKTHPSKKQIKPLLWHMAWSYNAKQFGERLEQIHAYDTGVYDDVMKSKPKSWCRAFYKLGGYCEDVDNNFTESFNKTIDKAREKPFVAMLETVRRLSMVRIAKRSALSHSHKGN